The window tCAGCTTTAGCATCCTAGAAAATGTGATGGTAACTCGAATCTACCAGAAAGAAACTCATACAAGAAAATGCTTTGAATCATATACCAAAATAATATTACCTCAGATTCGGACTCATTAGTAATGCTTTCTGCATCTGTCACATCCATCACATAAGGAACAACTTCTGGGTCAGAGTGGATGCCTGAAGGAATATTATCAGTTACATCTTCGACAATAACCCCCGATTCCAGCTGGATTTGCTCTTCCAAATTAGTTTTGGGCTCCACATTGACAAAAATGGCATTTTCTTCCTTCAATGATTCATGGGTATGCAAGTTCAATCTTGGCTTCGGATCGTCATTTTCAGTAAACAGAGATAAATTTACAGAACTTATGATTGTATGTTCTTGGCTATTGTTCATATTCGGGTCATCTTTTAATGGTTCTGATGAAACATGCCAGTCGTCCTTGGTAGTCCTTTTACTTGGGTCAGGAGGTTCAGATGCGATTTCATCTGTTTGAAAGCCTAGGGAGGGCTCTTTAAGGATATTTGGACGAGTTTCCGAAGTAATGAATGACGATGCGGGAACCTTGCTCTCTGATGTTTCTGATTCTTCAGGGGTTACATAAACACCAAGCATAGAGGTCGGGTGAGAGTCAATCCCAGGCAGTTTGCTCCTATATGGAGGAGTAACAGGATCTCTACCAATATCAGTGTCGTGAGTTTTTCCATCCTGATGCAGGAGAGCATCCATTTTAACCACCTGAATCAACTTTTCACAACCCAATTCAGACTCCACATGATGGTCCCTTGACCTGCACTTGGGCTCACTGGCTTTTTCTTTAGCTCGATGCTCTTCGTACATATAATTGGCATTATTGCAAATAGATTCACTTCGGCATGGAAATTCCGGACGACCTGAACAAATTTTCAAATCCTGCCCCACCTGGAAGCTTGTAGACATTGTGTTTGGTAACTCAATTTGGAATTCCGAATCAGTAAGCTCCCTCTTTTCTTGGTGCTGCACTGGCCCTTCTTGCATGATACTTTGAATCATGGATGAAGGTGATGCCACTGCTGAAAATTCGAAGGGGGGGTTGGTTCGTTGCGAACAGTAATCAGACCTTCCACCATGTTCCTGAAGCGTCAAATCGGAGAGTGTATGTGGCATCCAACTATGAGTACTGTTTGAACCAGTTGACCCAAACAACCAGCTTAGCGAATCTTCCAGCTGACTCTGCAACTTCTTGGAAGGGGACGTCCTTCCTTTAGCAAAAGGTTTTTCACAGAAAGAATTTCCATCATCGTCATAGCAAGCTAAATCTCTGCTGAGCGTGCGGCTGTGGAAATGCATTCCACGGGGTTTAACTGGCCGGTCAGTATCATCGTCGTAGCAAGCTAAATCTCTGCTGAGTGTGCGGCTGTGGAAATGCAATCCATGGGGTTTAACTGGCTGGTCAGCATCGACATCATAGCAAGCTAAATCTCTGCTGAGTGTGCGGCTGTGGAAATGCAATCCATGGGGTTTAACTGGCTGGTCAGCATCAGTCTGTTTGTAAGGATGATGCCTTGCAATTTCCTCATGTGGACAATAGCTAGGATCCATGGCATAAGAGTAATCACGCGGTTGATCCAGGAGGACTGAATAGTTCTCATTACCACCATGGTAAAAGTTATCTTCAACCAACTGCTTCAAAGCATTTCTAGAATCCTTTTGCTGGATAGGAACAGGAGAAAAAGGAGGTGAGTGGATGGGGGACTTGCTAGCATTTTGGGCAGCTATGAAAAACTGGGAAGTGGGATGTGAGAACATTCCTGTCCAATCTTGAATTTTCAATGGATGCAGTCTAGGAGTTTCCCTATGAAAGCCTGGCACATTTTCGATGTTATGCCCTGGTAGGCTTGCTAAGCTGTGCTCACCTGAGCTCTTCCTGGGACTCAGGTCTACTATGCCATTAACAGCAACGACATAATTATATTCGGAATTCCCCTGCAGGCTTCTTGCTTCATAAGAACAGTCGTCGGATTCATTTGAAGTGACAAGGAATATCCGAAGCCTCTGAGACCCATCGATCCTTTCGAGCTCGTTGTATTCCTCCATCATATTCTGAAGATCTTCATCTGATGAGATGGATATGAGGGCATCGAGATCTTCCCCTGGGAGCTGATACTTGATGGTATGCTGTTGGTTGCAAACACCCAATGTCTTCTGCATAAGTTCATGCCAAGAAAGGTTCTTCCTAATGGTGATTATCCGTGTTTCTCCACCCACATATCTAAGCTTCCCATCACAAGGCCTGGGCAAGATTCTTCCACCGAAGCTGCAGAGGAACTTCATCTTTCTGGGTGGGGAACTATCAGATGCTCCCAATCCATGAGGGTGATACCCACCAGAGCAACTGGACAGAAAACCGCCAGAATGAGCTACCAACCCTGGAACAGCTTGGTCATAATTCATTTCACCGGAAGAAGTATTGGGTAAATATTCACCAGTTTCCTTGAGACATTTGCTTGCTTTATCAGAATAACCCCTATCATCAACCCCCATAACATGCCTTCTTCCTATAGGAGAATTCAGGACATCAAAACCAAATTCAAATTCCATTCTCCTAAGCCCAGGAGTCTCACTCCCAGTAGAATCCTCATAGCCCAGGTGTAGGTTCTGATTGAAATTCGACCAACATCTCTGTACATGACCCTCATAATCCATATCAGGCCAGCCCGACACTTTCCTTGAAGCAGCACGACCCGGAAGAAACCTTGGAGAAAATTCCTCACCTGTCTCCACAGAGATGTTAGACATGCCGTCACCTGGAACTGCAGAAATGTAGTCTTGTGAAATCCTCTGGCCTGATGAGCTGGGTATATCGCTAGTCATGCTTCAAAAGAAATCTAGCCTATACCTTGAGTCCTTCATTTCTCTCCATCCCTCAATTATCCAAACGAATTCATGGGCAATTCTCCAAGATGCCAACAGTACTTCCAGATTGAACATAACTTCAATATGGATTCTGCCAACACACACTTCAAACCGCCTAAATTTCCCAAAATTTCAGCTCCAGATTCATATAAACTGATCGACCAACATCTCCAAAAGGCTCAAGTTGCAAGATAGACGTTAATCTGAGTACGATTGCCGAAATGGGTTGTCAAAACTTCCAAATTTCCACCCCTCCCAACCAATCCTTTTAGAAATTTTGTTTGTGATCATCAACAATAAAAGAATGGTATCAATAAATTAGGCTCAAAAACACAAGCACGGATCAGATCAACCGAAATTATACACAAAAGAACCCCGGCAGCAGGATTCTATCACAATCAAGGAAAAACCATGAAACCCAATTCTCAAAAAACCATAACAATTTAAGGGACTCATTGAATTCCCCCAACATTGACCCATTAGGTGAATTCCCAACAGGCGAGCATTGACGACCGAACGAATCCAAATCAAGGTGAGCAGAGAATCGATGCATTGTGGCAATGCAGTATCATACCTCGGAATAAAATCGAATCCAAACCATGTATTCCTCTCTCAATTcaaaagagaaagagggaaacCTAGCTAGCATCAAAAGATTGTTATGAAAATAGAGATGGGTGCTTCCAAATCGTATCCAATATAAAGTAGGTTGGTTTTCCCTGCCAAGTAGAGATCCGTTTGGATTGAAATCAAATTACAAACAGAAATAAACGGTCAAATTACGAGAGATAGAGAGTCTCAGGAAAAGTACCTGTCTCATTGGTTTCAATCAGAAAGGGAGATAAGTTGGATTATCTGGGCCGAATCGGAGGGACCCAGAAAAGGCGAgatttggatttttcatttttagagagagagagagagagagagagagagagagagagagagagagagtggaaatcCAATGGCGGGGAGTCGGAGAGAGACATTCCCTTGGAAGGCGGCACTCCCACAGGAGGGGCCTCTTAACTGTAACAGTTTTGTAATTTTCATGCAAAAGGTTTTTGTATGAGAGAGGGTATCAAAGTTCAACCGGTTGTACAACAACTTACGGTACACCCATAAAATAATTTCCAATATTTCATATAAGTCaaaaatcctatccgtccattaGGTTggttttataaaatatattataattttaaataatcatCCATATCCATTCATGCATTAGACAACATATTTTTTCCGGTTATCAAGAGCTAgatattttttttatggtgtgaacCATATGATTAATGATGGGATGGAATTTTCTGATAATTAGTTTTCATTGTGAGAAGAGACTattgaaagttttggatttttcataaaatttatagGTTTTAAAATATTCTCTTGCTGGACTGTAACTTGTCGTCCAACCGGTTGAATATGAGACCTTCTCTTTATCTTGCTCGGCCGATAGTTTGTACGGTATCATTCGAGCTGTAAGCTTGTCGCATTGGTGCTCGTATTTccgtcatccaaaccgttgatatcgTAGGGCCCACTTTCGATTGATAATCTTATCAACCTCTCAAAAGGAAGAATACTAACCGTTAACAGGTGGCTGAACATATATACATTTAATGAAGAGAATACAGCAACGGTTctcaatcaaagaaaaaaaaatgaaaaagtataACTAGGATATCTTCGGCGATTGACTAtcgatggtgaggcccattttatcaacggtttggatcactgacgTTGGCCCCACATTCACAAACTGAAAAAGCGGGCGGCGTAAAACCGTCGGACCGTTCATTGCACGAGACACTCTATGCAACGCTGCTAGTACACAGCTCTAGGACCGTAAGTTCTGTACAGCTCCTTCCTCAGGTCACGTGTAAATTATTTGtgctgatctagaccgttgatctgaaaTCATACCATGTAGGTAGGCCATGTACAAAGACAATGGGCACTGCAATATGGAAGCCACACGATTGATTTTCTAGAAAAGGAACGGTTACATCATTCAAAAGTAAAATGTCAAAACACCGAATGCCCAGAACTATCCCATCACTACGTATTTTTCTGTCTATAGCTCATCCACAAGGTGGACCGTCAGATCAACAGCCTCGACCAGCACTTTTTTGCCACGTGTACCGTAAGAGGGAATGCATTATTCCTTCTTGTTTAATATTAGGCTAGCGTGTGGGCTGCACGTATATACCCAATATGGGGGTAAATGTGTCAATTCGCTGATTTTGAAAGGAAATGGGAGACGTAACGCGGGAGACCGAAATCGTGAACAGCATCTGTTTGACACAGCGCGTATAGCATCCAAgctccgtgggacccatcatgttatatatattaaatccactccgtccatctggtgaaAACCATTACTTTAACcgtaaataaaaattattatatgAAAAAGAGCTCAATGCATCTATATAActtggaacaatgtaaaattgcgcctaaaacctctaaatacAAGCGGTGTAGCCCTGATGAGTattttatctaattgatttttctgttttcctttcataATGGTCATTAGAATCTGATGAATTggtttgatgaaatataaaaTCTACATTAGTTCTACACATAAACCAACGGTTAGCATCCCATACCCATTTCTCATAgtaatgtggcctacttgagtggtGGATAAAGAATATATTTCGTTCCTTTTACTAGAACATAGgatcacacctgatggacggagtggattttacaaagACAATAAGTTGAGCTCACATAGCTTTACTGTTTACGCGCTTGCGGATAACAAGTGTTGCAGAGGATTCCGGTCCTGACGCGCGAGGGTACAAGGCAACGAAGCAGATTGCGTCCAGCCCCGTCTGAATGGAAATCGGTCCGGGCAGGGaatttgtggagcccactgtgatgtattgattttatcaacgccgttcatccattctttcaAATAATTATAGGATaggatgccaaaaatgagattgatccaagactcaagctggccacaccacataaagcagtgggccAATGATGTCCACCGCTGAAAGCTTCTTAGTGCCTacattgatttttatttgtcatccaaccttttcataaggtcaataaagcctagatgaaggtaaaacacaaatttcagcttgatcgaaaacttctgtagccctcaagaagttatcaacggtagaagttcactCCCCATGTTGTGATATACTTGATcattaaatctatctcattttttataaaataaattaaaatgatctggaaaaatggatgaacggagtggataaaacagatacatcacgttgAGCCCTTGCCGGGATCGATTCTGACCAGGCCGTACAAgccggggtagtacgcaatccgcttgcaCAAAGCGAACGTGCAGCCAAGTGGCATTTGCTAAATTGTAGCGGGCCCCACTCACGAGTCACAAGCCATGATGAAAGAACAGCTGCGAAAATAATGTGAGTGGGCCCTACTGTACGAGGCCAACTGGatcgggcgcggattgggtacttcccCGCCCGTCCTGATATAGGAACAGTCTAGGGCTCTGAGAGCCagtgtgatgtatggattttatccacacggtccatgcATTTCTCCACGTCATTTTAAGCTCGGAAACAAAAATTAGAAatattcaatgctcaagtggaccacgaaaTGGAGAATAAAGCTTATGGGTGAAAATTTCTTGAGcgccatagaagttttaaatcaagctgatatttgtgttttaccttcatccaggtctttatgaccttatgaacaggttggatgaaaaataaacctcCCGGTgaaccctatgaaggtttcaacggtaagtgtcATTAACACCGCTGCttcgtatggtgtggcccacttgaacattggatatgactcatttttgtgaTGCCAgactaaaatgacatggaaaaatgcatgaacggtgtggataaaatccatacatgaCAGTGACTCTCGGAGCCCCAGCCTGTTCCTCAATCTGCGTCAAACTGAATCTAGCTGCATTGTGCAGAAGAGTGATGGATAAAGGCTGTCAAGCTCACATGCACTCCAAAAAGATGGGGGTGTCGTAACCTTGTAACAaagtaacggctgttacagtacGGAAACATATGAGGAAATTGAAAGATGGAAAATGGAAAAAGTATTATACAATGTAATAGCTATTCTACTGATGTCAGTTGTACGTAACATTAGTTTTACCCAATTATAGTTCTTGCATATGAAAACTTtgattcttataaaagcattggAATGGATTGTCATCAGGAAAAAAGATATTTAAGTAATTTGGATGtcattttaaattttcaattcaGGTAAGTTCATCTTTTTTCCTCTCCAAGTGTATAAACCATTacccgccctctctctctctctctctctcttcctttttccgtCTTTTTAtcatactctctctctcccctcacatGTGACATACCTACTAGTCTAtttaaataactttaaaataaGAATAGACCCTAAGATTCTATTATTTTTTGTCATTACAACATGGAAAACCTATATTGGACTGATGCATCAACCATTATGACACCATTATAAAAGTCGTGCAGGCTTGCATGAGTTTTCAGCTATGTGAGTTAAATG is drawn from Magnolia sinica isolate HGM2019 chromosome 5, MsV1, whole genome shotgun sequence and contains these coding sequences:
- the LOC131245697 gene encoding uncharacterized protein LOC131245697; amino-acid sequence: MDYEGHVQRCWSNFNQNLHLGYEDSTGSETPGLRRMEFEFGFDVLNSPIGRRHVMGVDDRGYSDKASKCLKETGEYLPNTSSGEMNYDQAVPGLVAHSGGFLSSCSGGYHPHGLGASDSSPPRKMKFLCSFGGRILPRPCDGKLRYVGGETRIITIRKNLSWHELMQKTLGVCNQQHTIKYQLPGEDLDALISISSDEDLQNMMEEYNELERIDGSQRLRIFLVTSNESDDCSYEARSLQGNSEYNYVVAVNGIVDLSPRKSSGEHSLASLPGHNIENVPGFHRETPRLHPLKIQDWTGMFSHPTSQFFIAAQNASKSPIHSPPFSPVPIQQKDSRNALKQLVEDNFYHGGNENYSVLLDQPRDYSYAMDPSYCPHEEIARHHPYKQTDADQPVKPHGLHFHSRTLSRDLACYDVDADQPVKPHGLHFHSRTLSRDLACYDDDTDRPVKPRGMHFHSRTLSRDLACYDDDGNSFCEKPFAKGRTSPSKKLQSQLEDSLSWLFGSTGSNSTHSWMPHTLSDLTLQEHGGRSDYCSQRTNPPFEFSAVASPSSMIQSIMQEGPVQHQEKRELTDSEFQIELPNTMSTSFQVGQDLKICSGRPEFPCRSESICNNANYMYEEHRAKEKASEPKCRSRDHHVESELGCEKLIQVVKMDALLHQDGKTHDTDIGRDPVTPPYRSKLPGIDSHPTSMLGVYVTPEESETSESKVPASSFITSETRPNILKEPSLGFQTDEIASEPPDPSKRTTKDDWHVSSEPLKDDPNMNNSQEHTIISSVNLSLFTENDDPKPRLNLHTHESLKEENAIFVNVEPKTNLEEQIQLESGVIVEDVTDNIPSGIHSDPEVVPYVMDVTDAESITNESESEDAKADDRERDESISDAAMAEMEAGIYGLQIIKNADLEELRELGSGTFGTVYHGKWRGTDVAIKRIKKSCFAGRSSEQERLTKDFWREAQILSKLHHPNVVAFYGVVPDGDGGTLATVTEFMVNGSLKNVLVRKEKALDRRKRLIIAMDAAFGMEYLHSKNIVHFDLKCENLLVNMRDSQRPICKVGDFGLSRIKRNTMVSGGVRGTLPWMAPELLNGSSSRVSEKVDVFSFGIAIWEILTGEEPYANMHCGAIIGGIVNNNLRPQIPKRCDPKWRKLMEDCWSPDPEARPSFSDITSRLRVMSMELLAKRQDPANI